A portion of the Cololabis saira isolate AMF1-May2022 chromosome 17, fColSai1.1, whole genome shotgun sequence genome contains these proteins:
- the dlg5a gene encoding disks large homolog 5a isoform X3 yields MEPKHKELLDRCHQNLLESITDADRVVELLVVSGTLSQLDRFELEQNCSSSAEKVEHLLKMLMNKESDHFLDLCVALEKAYPDLHAALLAHHAGGPVDHSTGSTYSVLSTMPSDSESSSSLSSVAINDNRHTGGNLDTILLQLRQVTRERDELRKRLALASPGTTFDDCRPNSKASHDYERLKSQCMRAMADLQSLQNQHTKTLKRCEEAVKEADFYHMLHSRVLGDQAQLKEEMETLRRDNAQLVREHNHLKQNCEELQRLHSQDQIELADFRLQQQQVMREKGSSEVLNKLYDTAMDKLEGVKKEYDALSKRYSEKVANHNTDLSRLEQAEEENRRLQKQIDTLLKQRDSAMHYQQQYSTSMRRFDSVQQELNKSSAQNKELQREMERLQSEVTRYKNLQLKAAKDGEKYKEERDSVFNEYRLIMSERDQVIKELDKLQTELEAAEAKLKNTSSERVVASEELEALRQELNSSLVDRDRAICERNELLEKYCHEVKDKAEAQKELSQACKDIETVREERDVARKERTEAIIQRDQLLREYYQARQKQDSATLDMERANKEIEVLRKQYEAMSQELKEATQEAEVAKCRRDWAFQERDKIVAERESIRTLCDNLRRERDRAVSDLADALRNLDDMRKQKNDALRELKELKEKMESQLEKEARFCQLMAHSSHDSAIDTDSLEWETEVVEFEKGRDDMDLKALGFDIAEGVNDPYLPGDCGIFVTRVDKGSIADGRLRVNDWLLKVNDIDLTNKDRKQVVKAVLNGGGLINMVVRRRKSLGGRLVTPVHINLVGHKDSGIGLESGVFVAALVQGSPAAREGSLTVGDRLIAINGIALDNKSVTECEALLRSCRDSLSLSLMKFFPHSTSGQNIFESLRDSSEKSNGRINLSEMHSRNSRNLKHNSSTQTDIFCPDVGSASTSSISGERRKVRGESDEMYGDMSKPFSTGSLHATSLRMASDLGSGRYGPSAFQECCPYTKGPSSLPFEPISPSDCITMETSLEKKHSGGTWPKMMVGGMSVAPDNASPVTAATQLSIYKSPKQRKSIFDPDTFKRPETPSSKMEFMAANQIATVPAAAASHSPQPSKTESLSSSSTPTPTPPTPPTRSDSFKFKHKHQSSSASDCTITSDGKGEAAISMAAGDGREKSERERDRNGNHYFLDGKVLTSRKSCDEDIGRTRGEEPEVKRPRPKSAPALRRRMTPQTITLPSFQSYSNDEHSPEPRDMLRSSPSRSHRHSVGFVPTVYNGTLPPNSAHRGLSPCPAVTAVMRNPVYTVRSHRVHTGNCPSVASQICHQHTHTSPQHQGRLSLDLSQQKRTSDFSESSSTRSSRASHGTNSLPSSSRLGSSSNVQYRTERIKIPSTPRYPRSMLGSDRGSLSHSECSSPSLITPPQSPLNLETSSFVSSQSQGSISTLPRISVSPVPIGERRKDRSLYRNRSFLRIPLAARPRFSSLRSLRPYLEEPRNVVVHKGAEPLGISIVSGENGGIFVSKVTGGSIAHQAGLEYGDQLLEYNGINLRNATEQQARLIIGQQCDTITIMAQYNPHMYQLGNHSRSSSRLEPVSTQSTPQGSGNATPDNHSTIDTLSEQDEGTLTPSSKQTTPTTSPNNFIRIQSDGNRKVGEPRLVTIRRPGVEVGVTLCGGNLRGVYIESVDEDSPARGPDGLLAGDLILEYNSVNMKNKTAEEVYVEMLKPAETVTLKVQHRPEDFSTVKDVPGDGFYIRALYDRVGEAEGDLSFKKDDILYVDESLPKGSFGTWMAWQLDENAQQIQRGQIPSKYMMDQEFYRRHSVTEMKEDSSKTLSAAARRSFFRRKQKHKRSSSKDSKEMVALDTISTDSIPFLDDCVSLAYQRVQKVECTSPRPVLILGPLTDPVKEMLMKESPGKFCRCVLEVMKASQQAIERGVKDCLFIDYKRRSGHFDVTTVASIKEITDKGCHCLLDIAPHAIERLHSVHIYPIVVFIRYKNAKQIKEQKDPLFLRDKVSQKHSKEQFESAQKIEQEYSKFFTGIVQGGTLPYICTQIITIVDQEQSKVLWTPLGCP; encoded by the exons GTTCCACGTACAGCGTTCTCTCCACCATGCCATCTGACTCGGAAAGCAGCAGTTCTCTCAGTAGTGTTG CCATCAACGACAACCGGCACACCGGGGGCAACCTGGACACCATCTTACTGCAGCTCCGCCAGGTGACCAGGGAGCGGGACGAGCTCCGTAAGCGTCTGGCGTTGGCATCGCCGGGGACCACCTTCGACGACTGCAG GCCAAATTCCAAAGCCAGCCATGACTATGAGCGTCTGAAGAGTCAGTGCATGAGGGCTATGGCCGATTTGCAGTCCCTCCAGAACCAGCATACCAAAACACTGAAGAGGTGTGAGGAGGCTGTGAAGGAAGCTGACTTCTACCA CATGCTGCATAGTCGTGTTTTGGGTGACCAGGCACAGCTAAAGGAGGAGATGGAAACACTCAGGAGGGACAATGCCCAACTTGTCCGAGAGCACAATCACCTTAAACAGAACTGCGAGGAGCTCCAGCGGCTGCACAGTCAAGACCAGATAGAGTTGGCTGACTTTCGGCTGCAGCAACAGCAG GTAATGAGAGAAAAGGGCTCATCAGAGGTGTTAAATAAGCTGTATGACACAGCTATGGACAAACtggagggagtaaagaaggagtATGATGCTCTAAGCAAACGCTACAGCGAGAAGGTGGCTAATCATAATACAGACTTGAGTCGTCTGGAGCAGGCAGAGGAAGAGAACCGACGGCTGCAGAAGCAGATTGATACACTGCTCAAACAGCGAGACTCAGCCATGCACTACCAGCAGCAGTACTCTACCTCGATGAGGAG GTTTGATTCAGTCCAGCAGGAGCTGAACAAGTCCTCAGCTCAGAACAAGGAACTACAGAGAGAGATGGAGCGGCTACAGTCAGAGGTGACGCGCTACAAAAACCTGCAGCTGAAGGCGGCCAAAGACGGCGAGAAGTACAAGGAGGAGAGGGACTCGGTGTTTAATGAATATCGTCTGATCATGAGTGAGCGGGACCAGGTGATCAAGGAGCTGGATAAATTGCAGACTGAGTTGGAGGCAGCTGAGGCCAAGCTTAAAAACACTTCTTCAGAGAGGGTGGTGGCCAGTGAAGAGCTGGAGGCACTTAGACAG GAGCTGAACTCGTCACTGGTGGACCGTGACAGGGCCATCTGTGAGAGGAACGAGCTACTAGAGAAGTACTGCCACGAAGTGAAGGACAAAGCAGAGGCCCAGAAGGAGCTGAGCCAGGCCTGCAAGGACATTGAGACTGTCCGAGAAGAGAGGGACGTGGCTCGCAAAGAGAGGACAGAGGCCATCATTCAAAGGGATCAGCTGCTCCGAGAATACTATCAAGCCAGACAA AAACAAGACTCCGCTACCTTGGACATGGAACGAGCCAATAAGGAGATTGAGGTGCTGAGGAAACAGTACGAGGCCATGTCCCAGGAACTGAAGGAGGCCACGCAGGAAGCCGAGGTGGCCAAATGTCGAAGGGACTGGGCTTTCCAAGAGAGGGACAAAATAGTGGCAGAGAGGGAGAGCATAAG GACTCTGTGTGATAACTTGCGAAGAGAAAGGGACCGGGCAGTCAGCGATCTAGCCGATGCCCTGCGTAACTTGGATGATATGAGGAAACAGAAGAACGATGCTTTGAGAGAGCTGAAGGAATTAAA GGAAAAGATGGAGAGCCAACTGGAAAAAGAGGCCCGATTCTGTCAGTTGATGGCCCACAGCTCTCACGACTCCGCCATCGACACAGACTCCCTGGAGTGGGAGACAGAAGTGGTGGAGTTTGAGAAAGGCAGG GATGACATGGATTTGAAGGCACTTGGGTTTGATATTGCTGAGGGGGTAAATGATCCATATTTACCAGGAGATTGTGGAATATTTGTTACAAGGGTGGACAAAGGAAGTATAGCAGATGGGAGGTTAAG AGTGAATGATTGGTTGTTGAAAGTCAATGACATCGACTTGACTAATAAGGACAGGAAGCAGGTTGTGAAGGCTGTCCTTAATGGAGGAGGACTGATCAACATGGTGGTTCGAAGACGGAAGTCTCTCGGAGGAAGGCTGGTCACTCCTGTTCACATCAACCTTGTGGGACATAAAG ACAGTGGTATTGGTCTGGAAAGCGGGGTGTTTGTTGCAGCCCTTGTCCAGGGAAGTCCTGCAGCCAGAGAGGGTTCTCTCACAGTAGGAGACAGACTCATTGCT ATAAATGGGATTGCTCTGGATAACAAGTCTGTGACAGAATGTGAAGCTCTgttgaggagctgcagagactcTCTAAGCCTCTCTCTCATGAAG TTTTTCCCTCACAGCACATCAGGCCAAAACATTTTTGAGAGTCTGCGCGACTCATCAGAGAAGTCCAATGGGCGCATTAACCTGTCAGAGATGCACTCCAGGAACAGCCGCAACCTCAAACACAACAGCTCAACACAGACTGACATCTTTTGCCCTGATGTTGGGAGTGCAAGCACAAGTAGCATTTCTGGGGAGAGGAGGAAGGTCAGAGGTGAATCTGATGAGATGTATGGTGACATGAGCAAGCCATTCTCTACAGGTTCTCTGCACGCTACAAGCCTCAGGATGGCGTCAGACTTGGGAAGTGGTCGCTATGGGCCCAGTGCTTTCCAAGAGTGCTGTCCCTATACAAAGGGGCCTTCCTCTCTGCCGTTTGAGCCCATTTCTCCCTCTGATTGCATCACTATGGAGACGAGCTTGGAGAAGAAGCACAGCGGGGGCACATGGCCCAAGATGATGGTGGGGGGCATGTCGGTCGCACCAGATAATGCTAGCCCAGTTACAGCAGCCACCCAACTCTCCATCTATAAATCACCCAAGCAGAGGAAGTCTATCTTCGATCCAGACACTTTTAAACGCCCAGAAACACCTTCCTCTAAGATGGAGTTCATGGCAGCCAATCAGATTGCAACGgtacctgcagctgcagcgtcTCACTCCCCACAGCCTTCAAAAACAGagtccctctcctcctcttccactcctACCCCAAcccctccaacccctcccactcGCAGCGACTCCTTTAAAttcaaacacaaacatcaaAGCAGCTCTGCCTCTGACTGCACCATCACCTCAGACGGAAAGGGGGAGGCTGCCATCTCCATGGCAGCAGGAGATGGCAGGGAAAAGAGTgagcgagagagagacaggaatggAAACCACTATTTCCTGGACGGTAAGGTCCTCACCTCGAGGAAGTCATGCGATGAGGACATTGGCCGTACCAGAGGGGAGGAGCCAGAGGTGAAGAGACCacgccccaaatctgcccctgCCCTTCGTCGTAGGATGACCCCCCAAACCATCACGCTTCCCTCCTTCCAA AGCTACTCCAACGATGAACACTCACCAGAGCCCAGGGACATGCTGCGGTCCTCCCCCAGCCGCTCACATAGACACAGTGTGGGGTTTGTCCCCACCGTCTACAATGGCACCCTCCCCCCTA ATTCAGCCCACCGAGGACTGTCTCCTTGTCCCGCTGTCACAGCTGTGATGAGGAATCCAGTGTATACCGTGCGCAGTCACCGTGTTCATACTGGCAACTGTCCATCTGTTGCATCACAGATATGCCATCAGCACACCCACACCAG CCCACAGCATCAGGGTCGTCTGAGTCTGGACCTGAGCCAGCAGAAGCGCACAAGTGACTTCTCTGAATCGTCATCAACACGCAGCAGCAGAGCTTCACACGGTACAAACTCACTGCCCTCCAGCTCTCGCCTCG GTTCTTCAAGTAATGTTCAGTATCGTACAGAGAGGATCAAAATTCCTTCCACTCCACGCTACCCCCGCTCCATGCTGGGATCAGACAGAG GCTCCCTTTCACACTCGGAGTGTAGCAGTCCCAGTCTCATCACGCCTCCTCAATCACCACTCAATCTGGAGACTTCTTCGTTTGTCAGCAGCCAATCTCAAGGCTCTATTTCTACTTTACCTCGGATCTCAGTCAGCCCTGTGCCAATAGGGGAGCGCAGGAAAGACAG ATCTCTTTACCGTAATCGCTCTTTTCTAAGGATTCCTCTGGCTGCAAGGCCGAGGTTCTCCTCTCTCAGGAGCCTCAG ACCGTACTTGGAGGAACCACGCAATGTCGTTGTACACAAAGGTGCAGAGCCTCTGGGCATCTCCATTGTGAGTGGGGAGAACGGAGGAATCTTCGTCTCCAAAGTTACCGGAGGTAGCATCGCCCACCAGGCAGGGCTGGAGTATGGAGACCAGTTACTGGAG TATAACGGTATCAACCTGCGAAACGCTACGGAGCAGCAAGCTCGTCTCATCATCGGCCAGCAGTGTgacaccatcaccatcatggCCCAGTACAACCCACACATGTACCAGCTGGGCAACCACTCTCGCTCCAG TTCCCGTCTGGAGCCGGTCAGCACTCAGTCGACCCCCCAGGGCAGCGGTAACGCCACTCCTGACAATCACTCCACCATCGATACGCTCAGTGAACAAGACGAGGGTACGCTCACCCCCTCCTCCAAGCAGACCACCCCCACCACTAGTCCTAACAATTTCATCAG AATACAATCGGACGGCAACAGGAAAGTGGGTGAGCCCCGGCTGGTGACGATACGCAGGCCTGGCGTGGAGGTGGGGGTCACGCTGTGTGGGGGTAATCTGCGGGGCGTCTACATAGAGAGCGTGGATGAGGACAGTCCTGCCAGAGGGCCTGATGGCCTTCTTGCTGGGGATCTCATCTTGGAG tataacTCGGTGAACATGAAGAATAAGACTGCAGAGGAGGTGTATGTTGAGATGCTGAAGCCTGCAGAGACAGTCACGTTAAAGGTGCAGCATCGGCCCGAGGACTTCAGCACGGTCAAAGATGTTCCAGGAGATGGTTTTTATATTAG AGCACTTTACGACAGAGTCGGGGAGGCTGAGGGGGACCTCAGTTTTAAGAAGGATGACATCTTGTACGTGGACGAGTCTTTGCCAAAGGGTAGCTTTGGGACGTGGATGGCCTGGCAGCTAGATGAAAACGCACAGCAGATCCAGAGAGGACAGATCCCCAGCAAATACAT GATGGACCAAGAGTTTTACCGCAGACACAGTGTGACTGAAATGAAGGAAGATTCCAGTAAGACGCTCTCCGCAGCAGCCCGGAGATCCTTTTTCAggaggaaacaaaaacacaaacgcaGCAGTTCCAAAGACAGCAAAGAGATGGTGGCTCTGGACACCATCAGCACCGATTCCATCCCCTTCCTCGATG ACTGTGTGAGCCTGGCATACCAGCGAGTCCAGAAGGTCGAGTGCACCTCCCCTAGACCGGTACTCATACTTGGGCCACTCACTGATCCCGTCAAGGAGATGTTGATGAAAGAATCTCCTGGGAAGTTCTGCAGATGTGTACTAG AGGTGATGAAGGCATCCCAGCAAGCCATTGAGCGTGGCGTCAAAGATTGCCTCTTTATCGACTACAAGCGCAGGAGTGGACATTTTGATGTGACCACTGTTGCTTCTATAAAGGAAATCACAGATAAG GGCTGTCACTGTCTGCTTGACATTGCCCCG